A genomic segment from Aspergillus chevalieri M1 DNA, chromosome 7, nearly complete sequence encodes:
- a CDS encoding uncharacterized protein (COG:L;~EggNog:ENOG410PI7H;~InterPro:IPR027417,IPR014001,IPR011545;~PFAM:PF00270;~TransMembrane:1 (o1285-1308i);~go_function: GO:0003676 - nucleic acid binding [Evidence IEA];~go_function: GO:0005524 - ATP binding [Evidence IEA]) produces MLNAPSGPIREICNNLQTKLNVISWRHAAIAISRAHLQCGGFKRDYSADDGLIDQQAGHGSWAAGTVYARGLQEAPGHIQARRVQYRAISREWHAFLGFQVSLGPRKRGWGREKGRSQQQSGSGSSSRLPVHGRQQVLGFIARTQATQAGQGMQEWCGPLPVYGMTARQQRKWQILWQLAMPTMARPQQAPHRARARAVHMFPGAGRILEQGGNPGSYRATEGRGVSPGDQPTAGHGVSPEHVEEAEETGNAGSTEPAWMMSPMERACLEFCIELLNQRHRAHEYESPLLPPILSRMIKLARFMVVQKALWLDPHVGDIIQMWQAQASTANGTVNGTVNGTVNGTPASPIAWPLASADAQLADIDEGCDSASPTRHTPTTVHDRPSFHDHVQQMVSRFMIRGTHGPMQTLLDWRTYGLKIHYNSTAPGHVAWMGADELLYKDLHFTMGEFRGFIHGLVGATRELLCELLCIADGSSSAHTPSTMPLPAIPWQGLYDDPTQGHPGWNFLHDRRTRWPVDGRWWMIQRLRTERPVQQQFMRRGAIHGPLVAQYLARVARFKEKLAVAIHMTAGQPARAPELLSVQYVNTPNNQFRNVFIEDGMVTLVTAYHKGFHASNDSKLIHRYVPRAVGELVVWYMWLAMPFIGQLTAWQAGTAHGTVNGTSNGMSNGTSNGTWNGMSNGTSNGMSNGTSNGTLNGTRAGTVNGTVNGTVNGMSNGTSNGTLNSTLNSTWNGTQAGTLNGTLNGTANGILNGTLIGTQAGTANGTRASTVNGTSNSTLNGTWNGTRAGTVNGTLNGRANGTLNGTSNGTANGISNDTLNGTSNSTLNGTSNSMLNGTTNSIPIGTRAGTVNGTSNSTLNGTWNGTPNGTHIEQHTDWHTDWHTGRHIKCHVEWHNDWHTEWHGERHTEWHIDWHVERHTGMAAPQPIFMGPRPGHAAAMDPERFREVLKRETQARLGQALNIPAYRDIAIGISRRFLRASSTFTSDRQDETEQAAALDADCEDGMDADQWMAHMTDLQAGHSSHVAGMVYGRQLMEQAGTTSHRRAMFRQSSVDWHQFLGFGCGTGVPGDVHADIDAGGLRAGLVDEGSCPSRRPGQEQVRARLVDDPGQEWVRACLVDDPGQEWVRACLVNDPGQERVRARLVSDPSQEGVRARLVDEGNRPIHHPGQERVRARLVDEGSCPIHHPGQERVRACLVNDPGQERVRARPVLGKRKRAPWQVEAEEHHMERRHQLQTMDMAAALQQMTGQAGMQFQGIQAPAMAAIQQGKSPVVAVMPTGGGKSMLFMLPAWAVPGGTTIVVVPLISLRQDMQQRCRRLGIPCMAWDRQQPCDEAAIVLVTPESAVTPDFHSFINRLVVMQRLDRVVIDECHIIMNQQKNFRSAMAQLGKLVRARTQMVFLTATLPPRWNRSSASAFTTHRIRSIYIGPARAAAMWHMGCGGHRFHTLHHMDMDGSRMPGLFSSCRRSSSGPGPGGGRW; encoded by the exons tgagatctgtaacaatCTGCAGACCAAGCTCAATGTGATTTCCTGGCGGCATGCAGCAATTGCCATCTCCCGGGCACACCTGCAGTGTGGTGGGTTCAAGCGTGACTACAGTGCCGATGATGGGCTGATCGACCAGCAAGCCGGCCATGGGTCCTGGGCTGCTGGGACGGTGTATGCCCGGGGGCTGCAGGAGGCACCTGGCCATATCCAGGCACGGCGGGTGCAATACCGGGCCATCAGTCGGGAGTGGCATGCCTTCCTAGGGTTTCAGGTATCACTAGGCCCGCGGAAGCGGGGCTGGGGGAGGGAAAAGGGGAGGAGCCAGCAGCaaagcggcagcggcagcagcagcc GGTTACCCGTCCATGGCCGACAGCaagtgttgggcttcattgcacgcacacaggccacccaggccggacagggcatgcaggagtggtgtggcccactgcccgtgtatgggatgaccgcgcggcagcagcggaagtggcagatcttgtggcagcttgccatgcccaccatggcgaggccccaacaggcgccccatcgagcccgggctcgggcggtccatatgttccccggggccggtcggatcctagaacagggtgggaaccccggcagttatcgggccacagaggggcgtggggtgagccccggagatcagcccacagccgggcatggggtgagccccgagcatgtggaagaagcagaggagactggcaatgcaggcagcaccgagccggcatggatgatgagcccaatggagcgtgcctgcttggagttttgcattgagctgctcaaccagcgccaccgtgcccatgaatatgaaagccccctt ttaccccccattttatcgcggatgatcaagcttgcgcggttcatggtggtgcagaaggcactgtggttggatccccatgtgggggacattattcagatgtggcaggcacaggctagcacggcgaatggcacagtgaatggcacagtgaatggcacagtgaatggcacaccggctagcccaatagcatggccgttggccagtgcagatgcccaactggccgatatcgatgagggctgtgatagtgccagtcccacacgccacacccccaccacggtgcacgatcgcccgtcatttcatgaccatgtgcagcagatggtcagccgcttcatgatccgtggcacccatgggcccatgcagacattgctcgactggcgcacatatgggttgaagatccattacaatagcacggcgccgggccatgtggcgtggatgggagccgatgagctgttgtacaaggatctgcatttcacgatgggtgaattccgtgggttcatccacgggttggttggggccacacgggagctgctgtgtgaactattatgtattgccgatggttccagcagcgcccacaccccaagcaccatgccgctgcccgccatcccgtggcagggcttgtatgatgatcccacccaggggcacccgggctggaacttttTGCACGATCGCCGAacccggtggcccgtggatggccggtggtggatgatccagcggctgcgcacagagcgccccgtgcagcagcaattcatgcgccggggggcgatccacggcccattggtggcacagtatctggcccgggtggcccggttcaaggagaaactggccgtggccatccatatgacggcggggcagccggcacgggcccccgagctgctcagtgtgcagtatgtcaacacgccgaacaaccaattccgcaatgtgttcattgaggatgggatggtgacactggtgactgcataccacaagggcttccatgcgagcaacgacagcaagctgatccaccggtatgtgccacgggcggtcggggagttggtggtgtggtatatgtggctggcgatgccattcattggccagttgacagcgtggcaggccggcactgcgcatggcacggtgaatggcacatcgaatggtatgtcaaatggcacatcgaacggcacatggaatggtatgtcgaatggcacatcgaatggtatgtcgaatggcacatcgaacggcacattgaatggcacacgagccggcacggtgaatggcacggtgaatggtacagtgaatggcatgtcgaacggcacatcgaacggcacattgaacagcacattgaacagcacatggaatggcacacaagccggcacattgaatggcacactgaatggcacggcgaacggcatactgaatggcacactgattggcacacaagccggcacggcgaatggcacacgagccagcacggtgaatggcacatcaaacagcacattgaacggcacatggaatggcacacgagccggcacggtcaatggcacactgaatggcagggcgaacggcacactgaatggcacatcaaacggcacagcaaatggcatatcaaacgacacactgaatggcacatcgaacagcacattgaacggcacatcgaacagcatgttgaacggcacaacaaacagcataccgattggcacacgagctggcacagtgaatggcacatcgaacagcacattgaacggcacatggaatggcacaccaaatggtacg cacatcgaacagcacaccgattggcacaccgattggcacacaggccggcacatcaaatgccatgtcgaatggcacaacgattggcacaccgaatggcacggcgaacggcacactgaatggcacattgattggcacgtcgaacggcacaccggcatggcagccccccagcccatatttatggggccccgacccgggcatgcagcggccatggaccccgagcgattccgggaggtgttgaagcgggagacccaggcccggctcggccaggcattgaatattccggcgtaccgggacattgccattggcatcagccggcggttcctgcgggcatccagcacattcaccagtgaccgccaggatgaaacggagcaggcggcggcattggatgctgactgtgaggacggcatggatgcggaccagtggatggcgcatatgacggatttacaggcgggccattcatcgcacgtggcggggatggtatatgggcggcagctgatggagcaggcgggcacaacaagccaccggcgggcaatgttccggcagtccagtgtggattggcaccagtttctggggttcggctgcggcacgggggttccaggagatgtccatgccgacattgatgccggtgggcttcgggctggcttggtggatgaaggcagctgtccaagccgccgtcccggtcaggaacaggttagggctcgcttggtggatgatcccggtcaggaatgggttagggcttgcttggtggatgatcccggtcaggaatgggttagggcttgcttggtgaatgatcccggtcaggaacgggttagggctcgcttggtgagtgatcccagtcaggaaggggttagggctcgcttggtggatgaaggcaaccgtccaattcaccatcccggtcaggaacgggttagggctcgcttggtggatgaaggtagctgtccaattcaccatcccggtcaggaacgggttagggcttgcttggtgaatgatcccggtcaggaacgggttagggctcgccccgtgcttgggaaacgcaagcgggccccatggcaggtggaggctgaggagcaccacatggagcggcgccaccagctgcagaccatggacatggccgctgcgctgcagcagatgaccggtcaggccggcatgcagttccagggcatccaggcacccgccatggcggcgatccagcagggcaagagccccgtggtggcagtcatgcccaccggcggtgggaaaagcatgttattcatgttgcccgcgtgggccgtccccgggggcaccaccattgtggtggtgccattgatctcgctgcggcaggatatgcagcagcggtgccggcggctaggcatcccatgtatggcatgggaccggcagcagccatgtgatgaagcagccattgtgctggtcacaccggaatcggctgtcacccccgatttccattcattcatcaaccggttggtggtgatgcagcggctggaccgggtggtgattgatgaatgccacatcattatgaaccagcagaagaacttccggtccgccatggcacagcttgggaagctcgttcgggcccgtacacagatggtgtttttaacggccacattgcccccgagatggaaccggagttcagccagcgcattcaccacccacaggatcagatcgatatatatcgggcccgcacgagccgcggcaatgtggcatatggggtgtggcggccaccgattccacacactgcaccacatggatatggatgggagcaggatgcctggattattcagttcctgcaggcgcagctccagtgggcccgggcccggggggggaagatggtga